GTAACCCGCATGGATGCTGGCTTGCGGCGTGCTGCCATTACGGATCTCCTCGCGGATGCGCTCGAAGATCAGCACGTTGGCATCCACCGCCATACCCACGGTGAGCACGATACCCGCGATGCCAGGCATGGTCAGCGTGGCCTGGAGAATGGACAGAGCCGCGACGATGAGTACCAGGTTGGCGAGCAGTGCCAGATCGGCGATCAGACCGAACACCTTGTAATAGACGGCCATGAAGATCACCACCAGCGCCAGGCCGACCATCACCGAACGGAAGCCCTGGTCGATGTTGTCCTGGCCCAGGCTGGGCCCGATGGTACGTTCCTCGACGATGTCGATGGGTGCGGCGAGCGCCCCGGCCTTGAGCAGCAGCGCCAGTTCGTGGGCCTCGGCCGGGCTGTCCAGGCCGGTGGTCTGGAATCGCCGCCCGAAGGGCTCGCGGATGGTGGCCACGTTGATGACCTCCTCGACCCACTTCTTGATGGGCTTGCCGTTCTCGTCACGCCCCACAGTACGCTTTTCCTTGAACACGACCGCCATCGGCTTGCCGACGTTTTCGTTGGTGACGTTGCGCATGCGCCGCGCACCCTTGCCGTCGAGGGTGACGAACACCGCCGGGGTGCCGGACTGCTGGTCGAAGCCCGACGAGGCGTTGATCATCTGGTCACCGGTGACGATCAGCTGGCGCTTGAGCAGGATGGGCTGCCCCTGACGATCGTGGTACAGGCGGGTGCCCGGCGGGACCTTGCCGGTGCGCTCGGCCTGCAGGGCCTGCGCCGGATCGCCCGCCACCAGTCGGTATTCGAGGGTGGCGGTCGCGCTCAGCAGGTCCTTGACCTTGCCCGGGTCCTGCACGCCGGGCAGTTCCACCACGATCCGCCGCTCACCCTGTTGCTGGATGATCGGCTCGGCCACGCCCAGGGCATTCACCCGGTTGCGCAGGGTGGTGATGTTCTGCGACAGGGCCTGCTTGCGGATCTCGCGCTCCGCCGCCTTGGTAATCTGGGCGCGGAAGTAGTGGGCATCGCCTTCGTCACGCGCGCTGAAGTCGAGATCGCGGAATTCCTCGGCGGCCGCGGCCATGGCCTTGTCACGCACCTCCGGATCGCGGAAACGCACTTCCACACCATTGCCGACGGCCTTGGCGGTCACGTAGCGGAAGCGGTTCTCGCGCAGAAAAGTGCGCATGCTGCCCACCTGCAACTCCATGTGCTTCTTCAGCGCCGCGTCCATGTCCACGTCGATCAAGACGTGGATG
The sequence above is a segment of the endosymbiont of unidentified scaly snail isolate Monju genome. Coding sequences within it:
- the secD gene encoding protein translocase subunit SecD, which translates into the protein MNRYPLWKNLLVILVILGGLLYALPNVFPQDPVVEVTGTRGATVSDSLVDTLRKALDEAKAPYKRIERQQGRLRIRFERPEDQLRGQDVIARKLPGGFTHALTLSPDLPDWLRALGGRPMSLGLDLRGGIHVLIDVDMDAALKKHMELQVGSMRTFLRENRFRYVTAKAVGNGVEVRFRDPEVRDKAMAAAAEEFRDLDFSARDEGDAHYFRAQITKAAEREIRKQALSQNITTLRNRVNALGVAEPIIQQQGERRIVVELPGVQDPGKVKDLLSATATLEYRLVAGDPAQALQAERTGKVPPGTRLYHDRQGQPILLKRQLIVTGDQMINASSGFDQQSGTPAVFVTLDGKGARRMRNVTNENVGKPMAVVFKEKRTVGRDENGKPIKKWVEEVINVATIREPFGRRFQTTGLDSPAEAHELALLLKAGALAAPIDIVEERTIGPSLGQDNIDQGFRSVMVGLALVVIFMAVYYKVFGLIADLALLANLVLIVAALSILQATLTMPGIAGIVLTVGMAVDANVLIFERIREEIRNGSTPQASIHAGYAKAFSTIMDANITTLIAAVVLFAIGSGPVRGFAVTLAIGIVTSMFTAIVGTRALINLIYGNKRVKALAI